Part of the Paenibacillus aurantius genome, CGAAGATGTAGGGGAGGTCTCCTGCCGGAATCCCCTGCCCCTGGTCTTCGATTTCCAGCGAAACGGCGGGACGCCCTTTCCATTCCGTTTCCTCGGCCCGGATGATGATGGCCGTATCGGGAGGAGAATGTCTAACCGCATTGTCCAACAGGTTCGTCATCACCTGCTCCAGCCGGTCTTCATCCGCTCGGTGAAGGTGAAGTCCAGGAGTCCGCATGTCCAGCTCAAAACGGATTCCCCGTTCCTTGCCGTAGGCATAAAATTTCCGGTGAACGCGCTTCAGCAGAGGATCCAGATCGACCTCACGGAAGTTAAGCTCCATATGGCCGGCCTCCATACGGGCCAGATCCAGAAGGTCTTTGACCAGACGGCCCATGCGAAGGGATTCGTCATGAATGACCTGGGCCAGCTCCTTCCTCTCCTCCGGGGAAGCCGCGATATCGTCGATCAGCGCCTCGCTGTAGCCCTGCAGCATGGACAGCGGCGTCCTCAGCTCGTGGGAGACGTTCGCCACAAAGTCCTTGCGCAGCTTCTCCAGCCGGTTCTCTTCCGTTACATCGCGCAGCACGGCTACTGCTCCCCTTATGACGTCCTTCGAGTACAAGGGAGCGATAATAATGGACCATACGCTGCTCTGCACATGAATTTTGGACGTGATCTCCCGGGTATCGCTTACCACCTGCTCGAACAGCTGCTGCAGCGGCATGGGAATGAGCGGCGCCCGTCTGGCTCTCTCTTCTCCTTCTTCGGGATCTTCCCAGGCGATGGCCGCCCAATCTTCCAGGAGCTTCTCTCCTTCGGGATTCGTGAAGATCACCTTGCCTTCCACATCGAAGGAGATGACGGCGTCCGCCATGCTCCGCAGAACGCTCGAGAGGTTGTCCTTCTCATGGTTAAGATCCTTGATCGTTTCTTCCAGCTGATCCCCCATCAGGTTAAAGGTATTGGTAAGATCGCCGATTTCATCATCAGACAGAACCGGAACGCGTGTCCCGTATTCCCCCCGGGTAATAAAGTCCGCGGCTTTCTTCAGCTCGACAAGAGGGCGGGTAATCCGGGTAATCAGGAAGAACGCGAAGAACGTGGTTAACAGAAAGCCAATGAACGAGACAAGGGCAAACAGCTTCTTCACATACGTCTGGGTGTTCTCCACGGACTTCTTCGATTGGAACAAGAGCAGGCTATGCGTGGAGGCACCTTGTTCGTTCCCGGTTACGGGGACGGCGGTAATCAGGAAGTCCTCGCGGGTGTTGTCTCCCGTATAGCTGGAGAACGGGACGGGAGCTAACGTTTTGCCGGACATAACGGTGTTAAGCTCCGCCGGCGGAAGGATGTCCGACAGCTTCTCCTTCTGCCCCCCCGGCAGCTCCAGCTCGGCGTGAAGGTTCTCCGGCTTCCGTTCGATAAGCAGAATGCCGGCGTCCTGGGCATGCAGCAGATCCTTCATCGCTTGAACGTAATTGGTGTCGTTGCGGTGGATCCCGGCGTCTCCCGCTATTTTGCCGGCCAGGCTTTTGAGCGTCGCGATCTGGTCGTTCGATTTCGGAAAGCTTGTGTCGATGTACCTAAAAAGAAACAAGCCCAGGATGATAAGCACGACAGCCACCAGTGCAATAATCGTCATCCAGAGCTTGCCCACGACACTTTTGAGAATGAACACTATTTGGGCACCTCAAGCTTGTAGCCGACTCCCCAGACGGTTGTAATCATGGCTGCCGCATCCGGGGAAACCTTGTTCAGCTTCTCGCGCAGGCGCTTCACGTGAGTATCGACGGTCCGGAGATCGCCGAAAAATTCATAATTCCATACGTCCTTGAGAAGCTCCTCGCGGGAGAACACCTTGTCGGGCGACACGGCCAGGTAATGAAGAAGCTCGTACTCCTTCGGAGTCAGCGAGACCTCCTGCCCCCCTGCCGTTACCCGGTGGGCATCATGCTCGATGACCAGGTTCGGGAATACAATGTTGTTGCTCGTGTTGGCTTCCTTCGACAGGTAAGCCGTCGCCGAGGAGCGGCGCAGAATCGCTTTTACCCGGTAAATCACTTCTCTCGGAGAGAACGGCTTCACGACGTAATCGTCGGTTCCTACCTCGAAGCCTTGAACCCGGTTCGATTCCTCCCCCTTGGCCGTCAGCATAATGACGGGTGTGGCCTTATACTGCCTCAGGCGGAGACAGACTTCAATCCCGTCGATCCCGGGCAGCATCAAATCAAGAAGAATCAGGTCATAATCCTGATCCAACGCTTTCTGAAGGGCCGTTTCCCCGTCCTCGGCCTCCTCAATGACATAGCCTTCCTTCTCCAAATACATACGAAGCAGGCGGCGGATTCTTTCCTCATCGTCAACAACAAGAATACTGGCTTTGATTTCCGACATGGAGACAACCTCCTTTAGACTATTGGTCCGCCGTTAAACCCCTGCGTAAGAGTGCAGGCCGGCAATGACCAGGTTAACGCCTATCAAGGTAAACATAACGACGATAAAACCTATTACGGACAACCAGGAGGAACGTTTCCCCGTCCATCCCCGCGACAGGCGCAGGTGCAGGTAGGCCGCGTAGAACAACCAGGTAATGAGAGCCCACACTTCCTTCGGATCCCATCCCCAGAAGCGTCCCCAGGCCTCATGCGCCCAGATCATGGCGAAGATCAGGGCTCCCAGGGTAAAGATAGGATAGCCTATGGCAATGGAACGGTAGCTGATCTCATCGAGATCCTCCTTATCCAGACCGTTCATGAGAGGCGCGATCGCGGCCCCGAGCGGCTTGCGGGCAATCAGCCGGCATACGCCGTATAGGATCAGGCCGGACAGGACGGACCAGATCACCGTGTTCAGCTTCCGTCCCGCCGACGCTCCTTTCATCCAGGAGGGCGCCCGGAAAAGAGGCTCGTTCATTCCGAGAAACGGAGTCATTTCTATCGTTTGCCCGTTGTGGGGCATCACAAGCGGAGGAAGAACATACAGCGTCTCCTGTTCCATGGTCTGCTCCACGCCCGCTTTGTCCGTATAGGTCACGGTTTCCGTGAACTTCGCTTTGTAACCCGCCGCGTTAAAGGAGAAGATGGACCCGACGAAGCCGATGATCATGACCATGACCAACAGGGTAAACTCCAGCCACTTCTGTTCCTTGCGCGCGGACGGGGACCGGTCCGTGAAATCGATGCTGCGAAGTAGATACATGATTCCGCCCGCGAAGCCGACGGCGAAGAAGGCCTCCCCTGTTGCGGCGGTGGTGACGTGGATTTTGAGCCAATAGCTTTGCAGCGCCGGAATGAGCGGCTGAATTTCCTGAGGAAAGACCGCCGCGTAAGCCAGGATGATGATCGCAACGGGAAGTGCGAACGCGCCGAGCACATGCTTGCGGTACAGCAGGAAAACAATGATAAAAGCCAGAACGATCATCATGCCGAGGAAAGTCATGAATTCATACATGTTGCTGGTCGGAATATGACCGCCCGCATACCATCGGGTAAAGAAGAAGATCAGATGGCAGAGAAAGGCGATCAGCGTTACCGTGAAAGCCGTCCCGCCCCATTTGCGGGTGTGGGCTTCCGGATCCCCGTGGTTCCACTTTTTCCCTGTTAAGGAAACCACAAACAGGAGAAAGGCCACGCAGTAAAGAGCGAAGGCGATAATAAAGAAATTGGAGCTCCAAGAGCTGATTGAATCGGTTAACGAAGTCACGATGAAGGTCCTCCCGCTTCCAGCGATTTAGAATCTACGACTATTCCGGTTTTATGCAGAACATCGGCCACTTCCTTGCGGATCCCGAACCAGTTCTTGTTCGTATGCGCACCGAGAGCGAGCCGGTTCCCATCAATCCGGAGCCAGATCCGGCGATGCTGCCAATAGAAGCCCATGATCAAACCGATCATGGAAATGGCCGCCCCCACCCAGATATAAGGCATCGCCGTGTCCTTGCGGATATTCAGGTAGCTGGTGTAGGCGGCGATTTCCACATCGTCCATGGAGGATGCCGAAAGGTCTAGCTTCTGCGCCAGCTTGCCGTTCAGCTCGTCC contains:
- a CDS encoding response regulator transcription factor — encoded protein: MSEIKASILVVDDEERIRRLLRMYLEKEGYVIEEAEDGETALQKALDQDYDLILLDLMLPGIDGIEVCLRLRQYKATPVIMLTAKGEESNRVQGFEVGTDDYVVKPFSPREVIYRVKAILRRSSATAYLSKEANTSNNIVFPNLVIEHDAHRVTAGGQEVSLTPKEYELLHYLAVSPDKVFSREELLKDVWNYEFFGDLRTVDTHVKRLREKLNKVSPDAAAMITTVWGVGYKLEVPK
- the ccsA gene encoding cytochrome c biogenesis protein CcsA translates to MTSLTDSISSWSSNFFIIAFALYCVAFLLFVVSLTGKKWNHGDPEAHTRKWGGTAFTVTLIAFLCHLIFFFTRWYAGGHIPTSNMYEFMTFLGMMIVLAFIIVFLLYRKHVLGAFALPVAIIILAYAAVFPQEIQPLIPALQSYWLKIHVTTAATGEAFFAVGFAGGIMYLLRSIDFTDRSPSARKEQKWLEFTLLVMVMIIGFVGSIFSFNAAGYKAKFTETVTYTDKAGVEQTMEQETLYVLPPLVMPHNGQTIEMTPFLGMNEPLFRAPSWMKGASAGRKLNTVIWSVLSGLILYGVCRLIARKPLGAAIAPLMNGLDKEDLDEISYRSIAIGYPIFTLGALIFAMIWAHEAWGRFWGWDPKEVWALITWLFYAAYLHLRLSRGWTGKRSSWLSVIGFIVVMFTLIGVNLVIAGLHSYAGV
- a CDS encoding ATP-binding protein, whose product is MFILKSVVGKLWMTIIALVAVVLIILGLFLFRYIDTSFPKSNDQIATLKSLAGKIAGDAGIHRNDTNYVQAMKDLLHAQDAGILLIERKPENLHAELELPGGQKEKLSDILPPAELNTVMSGKTLAPVPFSSYTGDNTREDFLITAVPVTGNEQGASTHSLLLFQSKKSVENTQTYVKKLFALVSFIGFLLTTFFAFFLITRITRPLVELKKAADFITRGEYGTRVPVLSDDEIGDLTNTFNLMGDQLEETIKDLNHEKDNLSSVLRSMADAVISFDVEGKVIFTNPEGEKLLEDWAAIAWEDPEEGEERARRAPLIPMPLQQLFEQVVSDTREITSKIHVQSSVWSIIIAPLYSKDVIRGAVAVLRDVTEENRLEKLRKDFVANVSHELRTPLSMLQGYSEALIDDIAASPEERKELAQVIHDESLRMGRLVKDLLDLARMEAGHMELNFREVDLDPLLKRVHRKFYAYGKERGIRFELDMRTPGLHLHRADEDRLEQVMTNLLDNAVRHSPPDTAIIIRAEETEWKGRPAVSLEIEDQGQGIPAGDLPYIFERFYKADKARTRGSSGGTGLGLAIVKNIVDAHQGTIQARSTVGQGTTFSILLPVEGTPGSA